A window from Clupea harengus chromosome 14, Ch_v2.0.2, whole genome shotgun sequence encodes these proteins:
- the gsc gene encoding homeobox protein goosecoid — MPAGMFSIDSILAGRPSCKDSVLIHRNAPVVFPNLTDTLYTAAEYNGLYSHTGPSTPSIQSVNGTRIGYNNYYYGQLHVQGPAGPACCGAIPTLGSQQCPCIPTGFDSTGSVLISPVPHQMMSYMNVGTLSRTELQLLNQLHCRRKRRHRTIFTDEQLEALENLFQETKYPDVGTREQLARKVHLREEKVEVWFKNRRAKWRRQKRSSSEESENSQKWNKSTKTPTEKPDESKTDVDSDS, encoded by the exons ATGCCAGCGGGGATGTTCAGCATTGACAGTATACTGGCGGGGAGACCAAGTTGCAAGGACTCCGTTTTGATTCATCGGAATGCCCCTGTTGTGTTCCCCAATTTGACGGATACTTTGTACACAGCTGCCGAATATAACGGTCTTTATTCCCACACTGGACCTTCGACACCGAGCATACAGTCGGTGAATGGAACCAGAATTGGCTATAATAACTATTATTACGGACAACTTCATGTACAAGGACCAGCTGGCCCCGCCTGTTGTGGCGCAATTCCTACGCTTGGTTCACAGCAATGCCCGTGCATTCCCACAG GCTTTGACAGTACTGGATCAGTGCTTATTTCCCCGGTGCCGCACCAGATGATGTCGTATATGAACGTCGGCACGCTGTCCCGCACAGAACTTCAGCTCCTCAACCAGCTGCACTGCCGACGGAAGAGGAGACATCGCACCATCTTCACTGACGAACAGCTCGAGGCTTTGGAAAACCTTTTCCAAGAAACGAAATATCCGGACGTTGGGACACGAGAGCAGTTAGCGCGTAAAGTCCATCTACGAGAGGAGAAAGTGGAG GTGTGGTTCAAAAACAGACGAGCAAAATGGAGAAGACAGAAAAGGTCGTCTTCTGAGGAATCAGAGAACTCGCAGAAATGGAACAAATCAACGAAAACACCAACAGAGAAACCAGACGAGAGCAAAACTGATGTGGATTCAGACAGCTGA